The following proteins come from a genomic window of Cronobacter muytjensii ATCC 51329:
- the atpI gene encoding F0F1 ATP synthase subunit I: protein MSASLMSKKVARKLLLIQLLAVLAAGLLFCLKDPFWGLSALSGGLAVWLPNVLFMNFAWRHQAHTPAKGRVAWSFALGEAFKVVATFTLLVVALACLKAVFLPLMMTWVSVLVVQILAPAVINNKG, encoded by the coding sequence CTTATGAGCAAAAAAGTGGCCCGCAAGCTTCTGCTCATCCAGTTACTCGCGGTGCTTGCAGCAGGATTGCTGTTTTGCCTCAAAGACCCTTTCTGGGGCCTCTCTGCATTGAGTGGAGGGCTGGCAGTGTGGCTGCCGAATGTGCTGTTTATGAATTTTGCCTGGCGTCATCAGGCGCATACACCCGCTAAAGGCCGCGTGGCCTGGTCTTTCGCTCTTGGCGAAGCGTTTAAGGTGGTTGCGACCTTTACCCTGCTGGTGGTGGCGCTGGCGTGTTTGAAGGCGGTTTTTTTGCCGCTGATGATGACGTGGGTTTCGGTGCTGGTTGTGCAGATACTGGCGCCAGCTGTAATTAACAACAAAGGGTAA